A section of the Drosophila sechellia strain sech25 chromosome 3L, ASM438219v1, whole genome shotgun sequence genome encodes:
- the LOC6616289 gene encoding insulin-degrading enzyme isoform X1, with protein MYLTSRKSIFALTAVFGRRSSALRASISVTHRTIGTLTKPKMTIAESSQKSATRKPDSMEPILRLNNIEKSLQDTRDYRGLQLANGLKVLLISDPNTDVSAAALSVQVGHMSDPTNLPGLAHFCEHMLFLGTEKYPHENGYTTYLSQSGGSSNAATYPLMTKYHFHVAPDKLDGALDRFAQFFIAPLFTPSATEREINAVNSEHEKNLPSDLWRIKQVNRHLAKPDHAYSKFGSGNKTTLSEIPKSKNIDVRDELLKFHKQWYSANIMCLAVIGKESLDELEGMVLEKFSEIENKNVKVPGWPRHPYAEERYGQKVKIVPIKDIRSLTISFTTDDLTQFYKSGPDNYLTHLIGHEGKGSILSELRRLGWCNDLMAGHQNTQNGFGFFDIVVDLTQEGLEHVDDIVKIVFQYLEMLRKEGPKKWIFDECVKLNEMRFRFKEKEQPENLVTHAVSSMQIFPLEEVLIAPYLSNEWRPDLIKGLLDELVPSKSRIVIVSQSFEPDCDLAEPYYKTKYGIKRVTKDTVQCWENCELNENLKLALPNSFIPTNFDISDVPADAPKHPTIILDTPILRVWHKQDNQFNKPKACMTFDMSNPIAYLDPLNCNLNHMMVMLLKDQLNEYLYDAELASLKLSVMGKSCGIDFTIRGFSDKQVVLLEKLLDHLFDFSIDEKRFDILKEEYVRSLKNFKAEQPYQHSIYYLALLLTENAWANMELLDAMELVTYDRVLNFAKEFFQRLHTECFIFGNVTKQQATDIAGRVNTRLEATNASKLPILARQMLKKREYKLLAGDSYLFEKENEFHKSSCTQLYLQCGAQTDHTNIMVNLVSQVLSEPCYDCLRTKEQLGYIVFSGVRKVNGANGIRIIVQSAKHPSFVEDRIENFLQTYLQVIEDMPLDEFERHKEALAVKKLEKPKTIFQQFSQFYGEIAMQTYHFEREEAEVAILRKISKADFVEYFKKFIAKDGEERRVLSVHIISQQTDENATSEAEPVEITNMERHKPISDIVTFKSCKELYPIALPFLDIKAKGARSKL; from the exons ATGTATCTTACGAGCAGAAAATCGATTTTTGCCTTAACAGCGGTTTTTGGTCGACG GTCAAGTGCATTGAGGGCCAGCATTTCAGTAACACATCGAACGATTGGCACGCTTACTAAACCCAAGATGACAATAGCCGAGAGCTCGCAAAAGTCCGCAACCAGGAAGCCAGACAGCATGGAGCCTATTTTGAG GCTGAACAACATTGAAAAGTCGCTGCAGGACACACGCGACTACCGCGGATTGCAGCTGGCAAATGGACTGAAGGTCCTGCTCATCAGCGATCCCAACACAGATGTCTCGGCGGCAGCGCTGTCCGTGCAAGTGGG TCACATGTCGGATCCCACGAACCTGCCTGGATTGGCCCACTTTTGCGAGCACATGCTGTTCCTGGGCACCGAGAAGTATCCGCATGAGAATGGCTACACCACATACCTTTCGCAGAGCGGCGGAAGCAGCAACGCCGCCACCTATCCCCTGATGACCAAGTACCACTTCCACGTGGCGCCGGACAAGTTGGATGGAGCCTTAGATCGCTTCGCTCAGTTCTTCATTGCCCCCTTGTTCACGCCCAGTGCAACTGAGCGGGAAATCAATGCG GTAAACTCTGAGCACGAGAAAAACCTGCCCAGCGATTTGTGGCGTATCAAGCAGGTGAACCGGCACCTGGCAAAGCCGGATCATGCCTACAGCAAGTTCGGCAGCGGCAACAAGACCACCCTATCCGAAATACCCAAGTCCAAGAACATAGATGTGCGGGATGAGCTGCTAAAGTTCCACAAGCAGTGGTACTCCGCCAACATAATGTGCCTGGCTGTCATTGGAAAAG AATCGCTGGACGAACTGGAGGGCATGGTGTTGGAGAAGTTCTCCGAAATCGAGAACAAAAACGTCAAGGTTCCAGGTTGGCCACGCCACCCCTACGCCGAGGAGCGCTATGGACAAAAGGTGAAAATAGTGCCTATCAAAGACATCCGATCGCTGACGATAAGCTTTACCACAGACGACTTGACGCAGTTCTACAAGTCAGGC CCCGATAACTATTTGACGCACCTCATCGGTCACGAGGGCAAAGGCAGCATTTTATCCGAGCTGCGTCGTCTGGGCTGGTGCAATGA TCTTATGGCCGGGCATCAGAACACGCAAAACGGGTTTGGATTCTTCGATATTGTCGTCGACCTAACGCAGGAGGGTTTGGAGCACGTGGATGACATTGTCAAGATCGTGTTTCAGTACTTGGAAATGCTGCGGAAAGAGGGACCCAAGAAGTGGATATTCGACGAGTGTGTGAAACTCAACGAAATGAGATTCCGCTTCAAGGAAAAGGAGCAGCCGGAGAATTTAGTCACACATGCCGTCTCGTCCATGCAAATATTTCCCCTGGAGGAGGTACTTATAGCTCCATATCTGAGCAACGAATGGCGTCCAGACCTCATTAAAGGCCTATTGGATGAGCTGGTTCCCTCCAAGAGCCGCATCGTAATAGTAAGTCAGAGTTTTGAACCGGATTGCGACCTAGCGGAGCCGTACTATAAAACAAAGTACGGCATTAAGCGCGTGACCAAGGATACTGTGCAA tGCTGGGAGAATTGTGAACTTAACGAGAACCTGAAACTGGCACTGCCAAACAGCTTCATACCAACGAACTTTGATATATCCGATGTCCCAGCCGATGCTCCCAAACATCCCACGATTATTTTGGATACCCCCATTTTGAGGGTGTGGCACAAGCAGGACAATCAGTTCAATAAGCCAAAGGCATGCATGACTTTCGACATGTCCAACCCAATTGCTTATCTGGATCCCCTGAACTGCAATCTGAACCATATGATGGTGATGCTGCTGAAGGATCAGCTCAACGAGTACTTGTACGATGCGGAGCTGGCCAGCTTGAAGCTCAGTGTGATGGGAAAGTCGTGCGGCATCGAT TTCACCATTCGAGGCTTTAGTGACAAGCAGGTGGTGTTGTTGGAGAAGCTGTTAGATCACCTTTTTGACTTCTCCATCGACGAGAAACGTTTCGACATCCTTAAGGAGGAATATGTACGTTCACTGAAAAACTTTAAGGCTGAGCAACCATATCAGCATTCCATATACTATTTAGCTCTGTTGTTAACTGAAAATGCGTGGGCCAATATGGAGCTCTTGGACGCTATGGAAC TTGTCACGTACGATAGAGTGTTGAACTTCGCTAAGGAGTTCTTCCAGCGCCTGCACACAGAGtgctttatttttggcaatgtGACCAAGCAGCAGGCCACGGACATCGCGGGGCGAGTTAACACCCGCCTGGAGGCTACCAATGCGTCGAAGCTACCCATTTTGGCGCGGCAAATGCTTAAGAAGAGAGAGTATAAGCTGCTCGCCG GCGACAGCTACTTATTTGAGAAGGAGAATGAGTTCCACAAAAGCTCCTGCACACAGCTCTACTTGCAATGCGGCGCACAAACAGATCACACAAACATAATGGTGAACCTGGTGTCCCAGGTGCTCTCCGAACCTTGCTACGATTGCCTGCGCACGAAGGAACAGCTGGGCTACATCGTTTTCAGTGGCGTGCGTAAGGTGAATGGAGCTAATGGCATACGTATCATTGTGCAGTCAGCAAAGCACCCGTCCTTTGTGGAAGATCGTATTGAAAACTTTCTGCAAACTTATCTG CAAGTAATTGAGGACATGCCACTGGATGAGTTTGAGCGGCACAAGGAGGCTTTGGCCGTGAAGAAGCTGGAAAAACCTAAGACCATATTCCAGCAATTCAGCCAGTTCTATGGCGAAATAGCCATGCAGACGTACCACTTTGAAAGAGAGGAGGCTGAGGTAGCAATACTCCGTAAGATTAGCAAGGCCGACTTTGTGGAATACTTCAAG AAATTTATCGCAAAAGATGGCGAAGAGCGACGCGTTCTGTCCGTACACATTATATCCCAGCAAACCGATGAAAATGCCACGTCAGAAGCGGAGCCCGTAGAGATCACAAACATGGAGCGTCACAAACCAATCAGCGATATTGTAACCTTTAAGTCGTGCAAGGAGCTGTACCCCATTGCTCTGCCATTCCTTGACATTAAGGCGAAGGGAGCACGCAGCAAGCTTTAA
- the LOC6616289 gene encoding insulin-degrading enzyme isoform X2 — protein MTIAESSQKSATRKPDSMEPILRLNNIEKSLQDTRDYRGLQLANGLKVLLISDPNTDVSAAALSVQVGHMSDPTNLPGLAHFCEHMLFLGTEKYPHENGYTTYLSQSGGSSNAATYPLMTKYHFHVAPDKLDGALDRFAQFFIAPLFTPSATEREINAVNSEHEKNLPSDLWRIKQVNRHLAKPDHAYSKFGSGNKTTLSEIPKSKNIDVRDELLKFHKQWYSANIMCLAVIGKESLDELEGMVLEKFSEIENKNVKVPGWPRHPYAEERYGQKVKIVPIKDIRSLTISFTTDDLTQFYKSGPDNYLTHLIGHEGKGSILSELRRLGWCNDLMAGHQNTQNGFGFFDIVVDLTQEGLEHVDDIVKIVFQYLEMLRKEGPKKWIFDECVKLNEMRFRFKEKEQPENLVTHAVSSMQIFPLEEVLIAPYLSNEWRPDLIKGLLDELVPSKSRIVIVSQSFEPDCDLAEPYYKTKYGIKRVTKDTVQCWENCELNENLKLALPNSFIPTNFDISDVPADAPKHPTIILDTPILRVWHKQDNQFNKPKACMTFDMSNPIAYLDPLNCNLNHMMVMLLKDQLNEYLYDAELASLKLSVMGKSCGIDFTIRGFSDKQVVLLEKLLDHLFDFSIDEKRFDILKEEYVRSLKNFKAEQPYQHSIYYLALLLTENAWANMELLDAMELVTYDRVLNFAKEFFQRLHTECFIFGNVTKQQATDIAGRVNTRLEATNASKLPILARQMLKKREYKLLAGDSYLFEKENEFHKSSCTQLYLQCGAQTDHTNIMVNLVSQVLSEPCYDCLRTKEQLGYIVFSGVRKVNGANGIRIIVQSAKHPSFVEDRIENFLQTYLQVIEDMPLDEFERHKEALAVKKLEKPKTIFQQFSQFYGEIAMQTYHFEREEAEVAILRKISKADFVEYFKKFIAKDGEERRVLSVHIISQQTDENATSEAEPVEITNMERHKPISDIVTFKSCKELYPIALPFLDIKAKGARSKL, from the exons ATGACAATAGCCGAGAGCTCGCAAAAGTCCGCAACCAGGAAGCCAGACAGCATGGAGCCTATTTTGAG GCTGAACAACATTGAAAAGTCGCTGCAGGACACACGCGACTACCGCGGATTGCAGCTGGCAAATGGACTGAAGGTCCTGCTCATCAGCGATCCCAACACAGATGTCTCGGCGGCAGCGCTGTCCGTGCAAGTGGG TCACATGTCGGATCCCACGAACCTGCCTGGATTGGCCCACTTTTGCGAGCACATGCTGTTCCTGGGCACCGAGAAGTATCCGCATGAGAATGGCTACACCACATACCTTTCGCAGAGCGGCGGAAGCAGCAACGCCGCCACCTATCCCCTGATGACCAAGTACCACTTCCACGTGGCGCCGGACAAGTTGGATGGAGCCTTAGATCGCTTCGCTCAGTTCTTCATTGCCCCCTTGTTCACGCCCAGTGCAACTGAGCGGGAAATCAATGCG GTAAACTCTGAGCACGAGAAAAACCTGCCCAGCGATTTGTGGCGTATCAAGCAGGTGAACCGGCACCTGGCAAAGCCGGATCATGCCTACAGCAAGTTCGGCAGCGGCAACAAGACCACCCTATCCGAAATACCCAAGTCCAAGAACATAGATGTGCGGGATGAGCTGCTAAAGTTCCACAAGCAGTGGTACTCCGCCAACATAATGTGCCTGGCTGTCATTGGAAAAG AATCGCTGGACGAACTGGAGGGCATGGTGTTGGAGAAGTTCTCCGAAATCGAGAACAAAAACGTCAAGGTTCCAGGTTGGCCACGCCACCCCTACGCCGAGGAGCGCTATGGACAAAAGGTGAAAATAGTGCCTATCAAAGACATCCGATCGCTGACGATAAGCTTTACCACAGACGACTTGACGCAGTTCTACAAGTCAGGC CCCGATAACTATTTGACGCACCTCATCGGTCACGAGGGCAAAGGCAGCATTTTATCCGAGCTGCGTCGTCTGGGCTGGTGCAATGA TCTTATGGCCGGGCATCAGAACACGCAAAACGGGTTTGGATTCTTCGATATTGTCGTCGACCTAACGCAGGAGGGTTTGGAGCACGTGGATGACATTGTCAAGATCGTGTTTCAGTACTTGGAAATGCTGCGGAAAGAGGGACCCAAGAAGTGGATATTCGACGAGTGTGTGAAACTCAACGAAATGAGATTCCGCTTCAAGGAAAAGGAGCAGCCGGAGAATTTAGTCACACATGCCGTCTCGTCCATGCAAATATTTCCCCTGGAGGAGGTACTTATAGCTCCATATCTGAGCAACGAATGGCGTCCAGACCTCATTAAAGGCCTATTGGATGAGCTGGTTCCCTCCAAGAGCCGCATCGTAATAGTAAGTCAGAGTTTTGAACCGGATTGCGACCTAGCGGAGCCGTACTATAAAACAAAGTACGGCATTAAGCGCGTGACCAAGGATACTGTGCAA tGCTGGGAGAATTGTGAACTTAACGAGAACCTGAAACTGGCACTGCCAAACAGCTTCATACCAACGAACTTTGATATATCCGATGTCCCAGCCGATGCTCCCAAACATCCCACGATTATTTTGGATACCCCCATTTTGAGGGTGTGGCACAAGCAGGACAATCAGTTCAATAAGCCAAAGGCATGCATGACTTTCGACATGTCCAACCCAATTGCTTATCTGGATCCCCTGAACTGCAATCTGAACCATATGATGGTGATGCTGCTGAAGGATCAGCTCAACGAGTACTTGTACGATGCGGAGCTGGCCAGCTTGAAGCTCAGTGTGATGGGAAAGTCGTGCGGCATCGAT TTCACCATTCGAGGCTTTAGTGACAAGCAGGTGGTGTTGTTGGAGAAGCTGTTAGATCACCTTTTTGACTTCTCCATCGACGAGAAACGTTTCGACATCCTTAAGGAGGAATATGTACGTTCACTGAAAAACTTTAAGGCTGAGCAACCATATCAGCATTCCATATACTATTTAGCTCTGTTGTTAACTGAAAATGCGTGGGCCAATATGGAGCTCTTGGACGCTATGGAAC TTGTCACGTACGATAGAGTGTTGAACTTCGCTAAGGAGTTCTTCCAGCGCCTGCACACAGAGtgctttatttttggcaatgtGACCAAGCAGCAGGCCACGGACATCGCGGGGCGAGTTAACACCCGCCTGGAGGCTACCAATGCGTCGAAGCTACCCATTTTGGCGCGGCAAATGCTTAAGAAGAGAGAGTATAAGCTGCTCGCCG GCGACAGCTACTTATTTGAGAAGGAGAATGAGTTCCACAAAAGCTCCTGCACACAGCTCTACTTGCAATGCGGCGCACAAACAGATCACACAAACATAATGGTGAACCTGGTGTCCCAGGTGCTCTCCGAACCTTGCTACGATTGCCTGCGCACGAAGGAACAGCTGGGCTACATCGTTTTCAGTGGCGTGCGTAAGGTGAATGGAGCTAATGGCATACGTATCATTGTGCAGTCAGCAAAGCACCCGTCCTTTGTGGAAGATCGTATTGAAAACTTTCTGCAAACTTATCTG CAAGTAATTGAGGACATGCCACTGGATGAGTTTGAGCGGCACAAGGAGGCTTTGGCCGTGAAGAAGCTGGAAAAACCTAAGACCATATTCCAGCAATTCAGCCAGTTCTATGGCGAAATAGCCATGCAGACGTACCACTTTGAAAGAGAGGAGGCTGAGGTAGCAATACTCCGTAAGATTAGCAAGGCCGACTTTGTGGAATACTTCAAG AAATTTATCGCAAAAGATGGCGAAGAGCGACGCGTTCTGTCCGTACACATTATATCCCAGCAAACCGATGAAAATGCCACGTCAGAAGCGGAGCCCGTAGAGATCACAAACATGGAGCGTCACAAACCAATCAGCGATATTGTAACCTTTAAGTCGTGCAAGGAGCTGTACCCCATTGCTCTGCCATTCCTTGACATTAAGGCGAAGGGAGCACGCAGCAAGCTTTAA
- the LOC6616290 gene encoding rho-related BTB domain-containing protein 1 — MDNEQPHQELVKCVLVGDTAVGKTRLICARACNKHVSLSQLLSTHVPTVWAIDQYRIYKDVLERSWEVVDGVNVSLRLWDTFGDHDKDRRFAYGRSDVVLLCFSIASPISLRNCKMMWYPEIRRFCPDVPVILVGCKNDLRYMYRDENYLSYFGEKGTFVRAALKSDLVMPDEARAVAKELGVAYYETSVFTYFGVNEVFENAIRSALIARRQQRFWMTNLKKVQKPLLQAPFRPPKPPPPEVTVMVGNYRQDIYNMFLSQAYTDLVLVGAGGTKFAVHRFMLAAASSIFQRLLSTELTDMGGRSSSESSMVSSTFGEATIADFNDDTESLIRYESRTQRMWEHLKRRSSYQALPLMESKRSNDLYRELHHPVLQSIRLVHVENHRGVNGLQTIVTLSKLISPQALHQCLRFIYTGTIDKDCDNLEEIREAADLLELPQLTQLLSRPQTVMENSSDEPNPHICLRIKESMERHCIGDGCFSDVTFELDDGLMKAHRAVLVGRCDVMRAMLLGDFREAHSNVIVFPGVTIYTFHKLLCYLYTDQIPPISAVKCLNLLELANRLCLPRLLNLVECRVIEDLTLISQNETNETVDHCLKLLEPVKLHNAHQLAEWCMSYLCVNYNLICKFSLKGLKALHQDNQEYLREHRWPPVWYLKDYDYYQRCLNELNKELKLKTSRRESPSDDEGCLCFTGVFSCWLLGKSKRSTDVSGTTENSNADNQIFNSAGNSLNHIDLEADMDLNL; from the exons ATGGACAACGAGCAGCCGCATCAAGAGCTGGTGAAGTGCGTCCTGGTGGGGGACACGGCCGTGGGCAAGACCCGACTGATCTGCGCGAGGGCCTGCAACAAACACGTCTCGCTATCCCAGCTCCTCTCCACGCACGTGCCGACCGTGTGGGCCATCGACCAGTATCGCATATATAAGGAT GTACTGGAGCGATCCTGGGAGGTGGTGGATGGAGTGAATGTCTCACTTCGCCTGTGGGATACATTTGGTGACCACGACAAGGATCGGCGCTTCGCATACGGCAG ATCCGATGTGGTGCTGCTGTGCTTTTCCATTGCCAGTCCTATTTCCCTGCGCAACTGCAAGATGATGTGGTATCCGGAAATTCGCCGCTTTTGTCCGGATGTTCCCGTCATTCTAGTTGGCTGCAAGAACGACCTGCGTTACATGTATCGCGATGAGAACTATCTCTCGTATTTCGGCGAGAAGGGAACCTTTGTTCG AGCCGCATTGAAGAGTGACCTGGTTATGCCGGATGAGGCGCGTGCCGTCGCCAAAGAGCTGGGAGTGGCCTACTACGAGACCAGTGTTTTCACCTACTTTGGGGTGAACGAGGTGTTTGAAAATGCCATCCGATCCGCGTTGATTGCACGCCGACAGCAGCGCTTCTGGATGACAAACCTGAAGAAGGTGCAGAAGCCTCTGCTGCAGGCGCCGTTCCGGCCACCGAAGCCACCACCACCGGAGGTCACCGTCATGGTGGGCAACTATCGGCAGGACATCTACAACATGTTCCTGTCGCAGGCCTACACCGACCTCGTCCTGGTAGGGGCGGGTGGCACCAAGTTCGCCGTGCACAGGTTCATGCTAGCCGCCGCGTCCAGCATCTTCCAGCGCCTGCTTAGCACTGAGCTGACTGATATGGGCGGGCGGAGCAGCAGCGAATCTAGCATGGTCAGCTCAACATTCGGGGAGGCCACCATTGCGGACTTTAACGACGACACTGAGTCCCTGATCCGCTACGAATCACGCACACAACG AATGTGGGAACACTTAAAGCGCCGCTCCAGCTACCAGGCGTTACCTCTCATGGAGTCTAAGCGGTCCAACGATTTGTACAGGGAGCTGCATCATCCGGTCCTGCAGAGCATTCGCCTGGTGCACGTGGAGAACCATCGGGGTGTAAATGGTCTGCAGACGATTGTCACCCTCAGCAAACTTATCTCTCCGCAAGCTCTGCATCAGTGCCTGAGATTTATTTATACCGGTACCATTGACAAGGATTGCGATAATCTGGAG GAAATTAGAGAAGCTGCCGATCTATTAGAACTGCCGCAACTGACTCAGCTACTTTCCAGGCCTCAAACCGTTATGGAGAACTCCAGCGATGAGCCAAATCCTCACATTTGCCTG CGCATCAAAGAAAGCATGGAACGGCATTGCATTGGTGACGGTTGCTTCAGTGATGTCACCTTTGAATTGGACGATGGTTTAATGaag GCACACCGCGCTGTGTTAGTTGGTCGTTGTGATGTCATGCGCGCAATGTTGTTGGGCGACTTTCGCGAGGCGCATTCCAATGTG ATCGTATTCCCTGGCGTTACCATATACACATTCCACAAGCTGCTGTGCTACCTATACACGGACCAGATTCCGCCAATCTCGGCCGTAAAGTGCCTCAATCTGCTGGAGCTGGCCAATAGACTCTGCCTGCCGCGGCTGCTCAACCTGGTTGAATGCCGCGTTATTGAAGATCTCACTCTGATTTCCCAGAACGAAACCAATGAAACGGTGGATCACTGTCTAAAGCTGCTCGAGCCAGTGAAG CTGCACAACGCACATCAATTGGCCGAGTGGTGCATGTCATACCTGTGCGTCAATTACAACCTTATTTGTAAGTTTTCACTCAAGGGCCTAAAGGCGCTGCACCAGGATAATCAGGAATACTTGCGCGAGCACCGATGGCCTCCAGTCTGGTATCTGAAGGACTATGATTACTATCAGCGATGCCTGAACGAGCTGAACAAGGAGCTTAAGCTAAAGACTTCGAGGCGGGAATCGCCTAGCGATGACGAGGGATGTCTGTGCTTCACGGGCG TATTCTCTTGCTGGCTGTTAGGGAAATCGAAGCGAAGCACTGATGTGAGTGGAACCACGGAGAACAGCAACGCAGATAATCAGATCTTCAACAGCGCCGGCAACTCGCTCAACCACATTGATCTGGAGGCGGACATGGACCTGAATCTCTGA
- the LOC6616291 gene encoding charged multivesicular body protein 7 isoform X1, protein MGLGSVDKENETDQFSFPASWQDSGRMQVQFARFRSRHLDAEGYDAKMKFWMDLIEKYVKFSGRPIFSLRDLQLLFMRGDQLPACLDTVISEMHQRKQIRSRSEFEYDPANSWGGWLVNSLVKRPLSWSWTKIKHSVVTEDLEASALIEWIHLNALNNTCDSIAEKVLSENTGKLLHFNAFKTLCKTHGVRVYSDKDLCVCLLALNVRQIVGLEFKVEKGVRQIHLIKIPKKQGDDLNISQEDQAVHNLQNTQAQLLKQLEDLEEEIKVNDGKVSQYMKENKRQMAKTYLRKRHLLEKNHERRSLALHNIESLLSSVDEAQKSGVVLDAYKIGSNTLKKVLSNSGLIYDNVDEVLADVRDTLDQHREVQDVMSNSVVENASQEENQLEQELRELCGESAPATFSPHINNLRAEVVITDEEMIAMLQDLEVEDGTVSQSSVKPVKTAI, encoded by the exons ATGGGCCTTGGAAGCGTTGACAAGGAGAATGAAACCGACCAGTTCAGCTTCCCCGCAAGCTGGCAGGACAGCGGTAGAATGCAGGTGCAGTTCGCCAGGTTTCGATCGAGACATCTGGATGCGGAGGGCTACGACGCAAAAATGAAATTCTGGAtggatttaattgaaaaatatgtGAAGTTCAGCGGACGACCAATCTTCAGCCTGCGGGATCTGCAGCTGCTGTTCATGAGGGGTGACCAACTGCCCGCATGCCTGGACACCGTGATATCCGAGATGCACCAGAGGAAGCAGATCCGCTCTCGCAGTGAATTCGAGTACGATCCGGCCAATTCCTGGGGTGGATGGCTCGTCAACAGCCTGGTAAAGCGTCCCCTTTCATGGAGCTGGACGAAAATCAAGCACAGCGTGGTGACGGAGGACCTGGAAGCCTCCGCTTTAATTGAATGGATTCACCTAAATGCCTTAAAC AACACTTGCGATTCCATCGCCGAAAAAGTCCTGTCGGAAAACACTGGAAAACTACTGCACTTTAATGCTTTTAAAACGCTTTGTAAGACTCACGGAGTTCGCGTTTACTCAGACAAAGATCTATGCGTTTGCCTGTTGGCCTTAAATGTTCGTCAAATCGTGGGCCTAGAATTTAAAGTAGAAAAAGGCGTACGCCAAATTCacttgatcaaaataccaa AAAAACAGGGCGATGATCTTAATATAAGCCAAGAAGACCAGGCCGTCCACAATCTTCAGAATACCCAAGCTCAGTTACTCAAGCAGTTGGAGGACCTAGAGGAGGAGATCAAGGTGAACGATGGCAAAGTGAGCCAGTACATGAAGGAGAACAAGcggcaaatggcaaaaaccTATCTACGAAAAAGGCATCTCCTGGAAAAGAATCATG AACGTCGCAGTCTTGCCCTGCACAACATCGAATCTCTTCTGTCCAGTGTGGATGAGGCCCAGAAGAGTGGCGTTGTTCTGGATGCCTACAAGATCGGATCAAATACCTTGAAGAAGGTTCTCTCAAATTCTGGATTGATTTACGACAATGTCGACGAAGTTTTGGCCGATGTGCGGGACACTCTCGATCAGCATCGGGAAGTTCAGGACGTAATGTCCAATAGCGTTGTGGAGAACGCGAGCCAGGAAGAGAATCAACTTGAGCAGGAATTGCGTGAACTGTGCGGGGAATCTGCGCCGGCTACGTTCAGTCCACATATTAATAACCTAAGGGCGGAGGTTGTGATTACGGACGAGGAGATGATTGCCATGCTGCAGGATCTTGAGGTGGAGGATGGTACTGTATCGCAATCAAGTGTCAAACCCGTGAAAACTGCGATATAA
- the LOC6616291 gene encoding charged multivesicular body protein 7 isoform X2 produces the protein MGLGSVDKENETDQFSFPASWQDSGRMQVQFARFRSRHLDAEGYDAKMKFWMDLIEKYVKFSGRPIFSLRDLQLLFMRGDQLPACLDTVISEMHQRKQIRSRSEFEYDPANSWGGWLVNSLVKRPLSWSWTKIKHSVVTEDLEASALIEWIHLNALNNTCDSIAEKVLSENTGKLLHFNAFKTLCKTHGVRVYSDKDLCVCLLALNVRQIVGLEFKVEKGVRQIHLIKIPSKKTGR, from the exons ATGGGCCTTGGAAGCGTTGACAAGGAGAATGAAACCGACCAGTTCAGCTTCCCCGCAAGCTGGCAGGACAGCGGTAGAATGCAGGTGCAGTTCGCCAGGTTTCGATCGAGACATCTGGATGCGGAGGGCTACGACGCAAAAATGAAATTCTGGAtggatttaattgaaaaatatgtGAAGTTCAGCGGACGACCAATCTTCAGCCTGCGGGATCTGCAGCTGCTGTTCATGAGGGGTGACCAACTGCCCGCATGCCTGGACACCGTGATATCCGAGATGCACCAGAGGAAGCAGATCCGCTCTCGCAGTGAATTCGAGTACGATCCGGCCAATTCCTGGGGTGGATGGCTCGTCAACAGCCTGGTAAAGCGTCCCCTTTCATGGAGCTGGACGAAAATCAAGCACAGCGTGGTGACGGAGGACCTGGAAGCCTCCGCTTTAATTGAATGGATTCACCTAAATGCCTTAAAC AACACTTGCGATTCCATCGCCGAAAAAGTCCTGTCGGAAAACACTGGAAAACTACTGCACTTTAATGCTTTTAAAACGCTTTGTAAGACTCACGGAGTTCGCGTTTACTCAGACAAAGATCTATGCGTTTGCCTGTTGGCCTTAAATGTTCGTCAAATCGTGGGCCTAGAATTTAAAGTAGAAAAAGGCGTACGCCAAATTCacttgatcaaaataccaagcAA AAAAACAGGGCGATGA